Proteins encoded in a region of the Stieleria neptunia genome:
- a CDS encoding sulfatase family protein translates to MNRLLRLLPILLWVAGATTANSKPPNVVLILSDDQGYTDYGFMGHGKIETPNLDKLARESALFRRGYVPTALCRPSLMTLVSGLYSHQNKTTGNDPARTPQNKAHAENTGKDARALLLEHIDRTGALPQWLAEKGYVSFQSGKWWEGSFRRGGFTEGMTKGYPNPGGRHGDAGLKIGRETMAPVTDFIDRSVEADKPFFVWYAPVMPHTPHNPPARLLDKYIKKGVQERIAKYYAMCEWFDETCGSLLDHIDSSGIAEETLVIYVTDNGWIQTEAGRYGPRSKRSPYELGTRTPIMFRWPGKIRPADRPELCSSIDFVPTVLAAAGATGPHDFPGLNLLPQLTSGQAIERDTLYGEAFAHDIADIENPQASLLYRWVIKGHDKLLLTYDGAPGYMRYPPQDAAPQLYDLKDDPGENKNLAKTNPKKVRELSALLDAWYIPTQRQSGKLAPGTP, encoded by the coding sequence ATGAACCGTCTTCTTCGCCTGCTCCCGATACTCCTGTGGGTCGCAGGCGCGACAACTGCCAATAGCAAGCCACCGAACGTCGTTTTGATCCTCTCCGATGACCAGGGTTACACCGACTATGGATTCATGGGGCATGGGAAAATCGAAACGCCAAACCTCGACAAGCTCGCCCGAGAGAGCGCGTTGTTTCGCCGGGGCTATGTTCCAACCGCATTGTGCCGCCCCTCGTTGATGACGTTGGTATCGGGACTCTATTCGCATCAGAACAAGACGACCGGAAACGACCCCGCCCGCACCCCGCAGAACAAAGCTCACGCCGAAAACACCGGCAAAGACGCTCGCGCTCTGCTGCTCGAACACATTGACCGCACCGGTGCCTTGCCTCAGTGGCTGGCCGAGAAGGGGTATGTCAGTTTCCAAAGTGGAAAATGGTGGGAAGGTTCTTTCCGGCGCGGCGGTTTCACCGAAGGAATGACCAAGGGGTATCCCAATCCAGGCGGACGACATGGTGATGCAGGACTGAAGATCGGACGCGAAACCATGGCACCTGTCACGGACTTTATCGATCGCAGCGTGGAAGCGGACAAGCCATTTTTTGTCTGGTACGCACCCGTCATGCCCCATACGCCACACAATCCACCGGCTCGACTTCTGGACAAATACATCAAAAAGGGAGTGCAGGAACGGATCGCCAAGTACTACGCGATGTGTGAATGGTTCGATGAAACCTGCGGCTCGTTGTTGGATCACATCGACAGCTCGGGAATTGCCGAAGAGACACTTGTCATCTATGTCACGGACAACGGCTGGATCCAAACGGAAGCCGGTCGCTACGGACCGCGATCCAAACGCAGTCCCTACGAGCTCGGGACACGGACGCCGATCATGTTCCGCTGGCCCGGAAAAATCCGTCCGGCGGATCGTCCCGAACTCTGCTCATCGATCGATTTCGTGCCCACCGTTCTGGCGGCTGCCGGCGCGACAGGCCCCCACGACTTCCCCGGACTCAATTTGCTGCCGCAGTTGACGTCCGGCCAAGCCATCGAGCGCGACACCCTCTATGGCGAAGCCTTTGCCCACGACATCGCCGACATCGAGAATCCCCAAGCATCGCTGCTGTATCGCTGGGTGATCAAGGGCCATGACAAGCTCCTGCTGACGTACGATGGGGCGCCAGGGTACATGAGGTATCCGCCCCAAGACGCTGCACCCCAGCTGTACGATCTGAAGGATGATCCCGGCGAAAACAAGAATCTCGCCAAGACGAATCCCAAAAAGGTCAGGGAACTCAGCGCCCTGTTGGACGCTTGGTATATTCCCACCCAGCGTCAATCCGGCAAGCTTGCCCCCGGCACTCCCTAA
- a CDS encoding Leu/Phe/Val dehydrogenase, which produces MVSCTDARVGLRAFIAIHNTSLGPALGGCRMWRYASDEEALTDALRLSQGMSYKHAVADTQQGGGKAVIMGDPRRDKSDALFQAFGRFVDRLGGQYVTAEDVGVSVDDMVSVRTQTNHVAGLPTSMGSSGDPSPVTAYGVYCGIQAAVAFKRGRPYNPRARLDDITVAVQGVGNVGYSLCRHLHDAGANLVVSDVHQSNVTRACTELSATSVAPEAIDDVHADVFAPCALGGSLNHQSAERLKSAIVAGAANNQLAEPAVAKTLTDRKIIYAPDYVINAGGIINISYEKRDYDLNQAMHHTERIGETLTEIFHCANTEDIPTAEVADRIAQQRLAATTA; this is translated from the coding sequence GTGGTTTCTTGTACCGACGCGCGGGTCGGCCTGCGTGCCTTCATCGCGATTCACAACACGTCGCTTGGGCCAGCGTTGGGCGGCTGCCGGATGTGGCGGTACGCAAGCGACGAAGAAGCATTGACCGACGCGCTGCGTTTGAGCCAGGGGATGAGCTACAAGCACGCGGTGGCGGATACCCAGCAAGGGGGAGGCAAAGCGGTCATCATGGGTGACCCACGCCGCGACAAATCCGATGCCTTGTTCCAAGCCTTCGGACGCTTCGTCGATCGTCTGGGCGGTCAATACGTCACGGCCGAGGATGTCGGCGTGTCGGTCGATGACATGGTCTCGGTGCGCACGCAAACCAACCACGTCGCTGGCTTGCCGACCTCAATGGGCAGCAGTGGCGATCCGTCCCCCGTCACGGCGTATGGCGTCTACTGTGGAATCCAGGCCGCCGTCGCCTTCAAGCGAGGCCGCCCCTACAATCCTCGGGCCCGACTCGACGACATCACGGTCGCCGTCCAAGGTGTAGGAAACGTGGGGTATTCGTTGTGTCGCCATCTACACGACGCCGGCGCCAACCTTGTCGTCTCGGACGTTCATCAATCCAATGTCACGCGAGCATGTACCGAGCTTTCAGCGACATCGGTTGCCCCCGAAGCGATCGATGACGTTCACGCAGACGTCTTCGCCCCTTGCGCACTCGGAGGCAGCCTCAATCACCAATCCGCTGAAAGATTAAAATCAGCGATCGTCGCTGGTGCCGCAAACAATCAACTCGCCGAGCCTGCGGTGGCCAAGACGTTGACGGACCGCAAGATCATCTACGCCCCCGACTACGTGATCAACGCGGGAGGAATCATCAATATTTCCTACGAGAAACGCGACTACGATTTGAATCAAGCAATGCACCATACCGAGCGGATTGGCGAAACGCTGACGGAAATCTTTCATTGTGCAAACACGGAAGACATTCCAACTGCCGAAGTCGCCGACCGCATTGCGCAACAACGCCTCGCCGCGACCACGGCATGA
- a CDS encoding DUF1559 domain-containing protein, whose amino-acid sequence MRSCYRRRGFTLVELLVVIAIIGILVGLLLPAVQAAREAARRMSCSNNFKQIGLAIHNYESAYRQLPTQGGGTATQRSRREFAPGSNSLELSALVGLAPFIEQQALWDQISNPYQVPDGLPGAGNIYAAMGPYPGRVFGRLVAAAAGPYDPFESDIPTYRCPSDPGIGLPAMGRTNYGVCMGDSIDATNLGQVYNIDGTARSTDVFQMANASNRGFFKSQLKTTFRDVLDGLSNTIAMGEFITDLGDNDKRSRHLNGTTGATGPLKSTGGAIACLTFIDPERPLFWDPTAPFASNPHIDNRRGFRWAWGLHIHSGVYTILPPNRELCFTQLWYQSEGVCPPSSRHQGGAHVLMGDGAVKFITDSIEAGDPAGRAMVSLDAQNDDPLSIPGSPSPYGLWGALGTRASREVIGEEL is encoded by the coding sequence ATGCGTAGCTGTTATCGGCGTCGGGGATTCACGCTTGTTGAACTTCTTGTCGTCATCGCGATCATCGGAATCTTGGTGGGATTGTTATTACCGGCCGTTCAGGCGGCCCGAGAAGCGGCTCGCCGAATGAGCTGCAGCAATAACTTCAAACAGATCGGCTTGGCGATTCACAATTACGAATCGGCCTATCGGCAACTGCCCACCCAAGGCGGCGGAACTGCCACCCAGAGATCTCGTCGGGAATTCGCTCCCGGCAGCAACAGTCTCGAATTGTCCGCATTGGTCGGGCTGGCGCCGTTCATTGAACAACAGGCACTTTGGGATCAAATCTCCAACCCCTACCAGGTCCCAGACGGGCTGCCAGGGGCAGGGAACATTTACGCCGCCATGGGCCCTTATCCAGGCCGCGTGTTCGGCCGTCTCGTTGCGGCAGCTGCTGGACCTTACGATCCCTTCGAATCAGACATTCCAACCTACCGATGCCCCAGCGACCCCGGTATCGGGCTTCCAGCGATGGGGCGCACCAACTATGGCGTCTGCATGGGCGACTCGATCGATGCGACCAACCTTGGTCAGGTTTATAACATTGATGGGACGGCGAGATCGACGGACGTCTTCCAGATGGCAAATGCCAGCAACCGAGGCTTTTTCAAGAGCCAGTTGAAAACCACCTTTCGTGATGTGCTCGATGGCTTGTCGAACACGATTGCGATGGGTGAGTTCATCACCGACCTTGGCGATAATGACAAACGTTCGAGGCACTTGAACGGTACGACCGGGGCAACGGGGCCGTTGAAGTCGACCGGCGGCGCAATCGCCTGCCTGACATTCATCGATCCGGAACGACCTCTGTTCTGGGATCCGACTGCTCCCTTCGCCTCCAATCCCCACATCGACAATCGCCGCGGTTTTCGCTGGGCCTGGGGATTGCACATTCACTCCGGGGTCTACACGATCCTGCCTCCTAACCGAGAGTTGTGTTTCACCCAACTCTGGTACCAGTCCGAGGGAGTGTGCCCACCGAGTAGCCGACACCAGGGCGGGGCTCACGTCTTGATGGGCGATGGAGCCGTCAAGTTCATCACGGACTCCATTGAGGCGGGAGATCCAGCTGGCCGAGCCATGGTTTCGCTCGACGCCCAGAACGACGACCCGTTGTCGATCCCCGGTTCACCCAGCCCCTACGGCCTCTGGGGCGCGCTTGGCACTCGCGCATCCAGGGAAGTGATCGGCGAAGAGCTCTGA
- a CDS encoding AraC family transcriptional regulator, producing the protein MTSIDVKVLSKLFDSAPDAAFFVKDADGRYVAVNESLVKRHGFRSKSDVIGKQPRDICQGEFGQVPSKQDEKVLRTGRPLIEHLEMQWDRPLNPVWCLTTKLPIHDSDGNVVGLIGFSRDVRVSIPTEEIPTAFAIALEEFERTLDAAVTPAWLAQRSRLTTQKLARFTRRIFDLTPTQLIAKIRIAAASRLLRSTNKPIVEIALACGFCDHSAFTRAFRRATGVTPSVFRKQR; encoded by the coding sequence GTGACATCGATCGACGTGAAGGTGCTCTCGAAACTATTCGATTCGGCGCCCGACGCCGCGTTCTTTGTCAAAGACGCCGATGGCCGATACGTTGCCGTCAACGAATCGCTGGTCAAGCGACATGGATTTAGATCCAAATCGGATGTGATCGGTAAACAGCCCCGCGACATTTGCCAGGGGGAATTTGGCCAGGTTCCTTCGAAACAAGACGAGAAAGTGTTGCGGACCGGACGTCCACTCATTGAACATCTCGAGATGCAATGGGATCGACCATTGAACCCGGTCTGGTGTCTGACCACGAAGCTGCCGATTCACGATTCGGACGGCAACGTGGTCGGGCTGATCGGTTTCTCGCGTGATGTCCGCGTTTCCATTCCCACCGAGGAAATCCCAACGGCGTTCGCCATCGCCCTGGAAGAGTTTGAACGGACACTTGACGCCGCAGTCACGCCGGCATGGCTGGCCCAGCGATCCAGGCTGACCACCCAGAAACTTGCCCGATTCACACGCCGCATTTTCGACCTGACGCCCACGCAATTGATCGCCAAAATTCGCATCGCAGCCGCATCACGACTGTTGCGCAGTACAAATAAGCCAATCGTTGAAATCGCGTTGGCCTGTGGTTTTTGTGATCACAGCGCGTTCACCCGAGCCTTTCGGCGGGCGACCGGTGTCACCCCTTCGGTGTTCAGGAAACAACGCTGA
- a CDS encoding sialidase family protein: protein MQSRLIRVAAMSLFFVLPTISVVADDGALFLKPPAVLRPDKALHATNNRAFQGIPSLAVAPNGRLWATWYAGVTPGEDQNNYVVLSTSGDDGKTWTEVLIVDPDQAGPVRAYDPELWMAPDGKLRLAWAQAIGHEGSIAGVWFLAITNPNDARPTYEPPQRITDGVMMCKPLVLSSGEWVLPASTWRKTDHSARAIVSADEGATWTLRGGCNVPEKDRAFDEHMMIERRDGTLWMLARTRYGIGESVSTDGGRTWPELVPSDIAHPSARFFIRRLNSGKLLLVKHGPVDKRIGRSHLTAFLSDDDGQSWSGGLLLDERNQVSYPDGQQAADGTIRIIYDFSRTGERHILMATFREEDVAAGEIVSDSAKRRQIVSDASGPLGTE from the coding sequence ATGCAGAGCCGTTTGATTCGCGTTGCCGCGATGAGTTTGTTTTTTGTTTTGCCGACGATCTCGGTTGTCGCCGACGATGGCGCACTGTTCTTGAAACCTCCGGCAGTGTTGCGACCGGACAAAGCCCTTCACGCGACGAACAATCGTGCGTTTCAAGGGATTCCGAGTCTAGCCGTTGCGCCCAACGGCCGGCTGTGGGCGACCTGGTACGCAGGCGTCACGCCCGGCGAAGACCAGAACAATTATGTCGTGCTAAGCACAAGTGGCGACGACGGGAAAACGTGGACTGAAGTATTGATTGTCGATCCTGACCAAGCCGGTCCGGTTCGCGCCTATGACCCGGAACTGTGGATGGCCCCGGACGGCAAGCTTCGTCTGGCGTGGGCTCAGGCCATCGGGCACGAAGGCTCCATCGCGGGGGTCTGGTTTCTGGCCATCACGAATCCAAATGACGCCCGGCCAACCTATGAGCCGCCCCAGCGGATCACCGACGGCGTCATGATGTGCAAACCGCTTGTCCTGTCATCGGGCGAATGGGTGCTTCCGGCTTCGACGTGGCGAAAGACCGATCACAGCGCCCGAGCGATCGTGTCCGCGGACGAAGGGGCGACCTGGACGTTGCGGGGCGGTTGCAACGTCCCGGAAAAAGACCGTGCCTTTGACGAACACATGATGATCGAGCGGCGTGACGGAACGTTGTGGATGTTGGCTCGCACGCGCTACGGAATCGGCGAAAGTGTTTCGACCGACGGTGGACGCACCTGGCCAGAATTGGTTCCTTCCGACATCGCCCACCCCAGTGCCAGGTTCTTCATCCGCCGATTGAATTCCGGCAAGCTGCTGTTGGTCAAACACGGCCCGGTCGACAAACGGATCGGGCGATCCCACCTGACCGCATTCCTGTCGGACGATGATGGTCAAAGCTGGAGCGGCGGATTGTTGCTGGATGAACGCAATCAGGTCTCGTATCCCGACGGACAACAAGCCGCCGACGGGACGATCCGCATCATCTATGATTTCAGTCGTACGGGTGAACGTCACATTCTGATGGCAACGTTTCGCGAAGAGGATGTCGCGGCGGGAGAGATCGTCAGCGATTCGGCCAAACGACGGCAGATCGTCAGCGATGCATCGGGTCCGCTGGGAACGGAATGA
- a CDS encoding tripartite tricarboxylate transporter substrate-binding protein, which translates to MKTFFPIVWLVACLATVGCNRREQWPFRPVTLICPWSAGGGTDRVSRQFAVQLESELGVPVNVVNATGGGGVTGHTRGATATADGYTLTMATVELNMLHWRSLCPITPDSFEPLAMINQDPAAIFVSADSAWQSVRDLEVELRQSTESLRASGTAAGGIWHLALLGWLDRSDLPNESVTWVSINGAAPSLQELMAGGLEIVCCSIPEARALIDAGEIRCLGVMSKERSPAAPEVATFAEQGIDWSIGAWRGLLFPQGVPADRARQMRRAVLNVANSNEFRQFMATSGFQLAVADGDQFDAFLAQTDADFGEILNQPQMKQHTSVIGAYFLPSILATLGVAIGAFGWGVSRSTQTQCNAIEYRSLLGCAAFICLFMVLCETLGYVISAGTMTLAMLLMLRVRLLIAVTVTAVTIPSLYHVFAVVLGVPLPWGWLGW; encoded by the coding sequence ATGAAAACATTTTTTCCAATCGTTTGGTTGGTCGCATGCCTGGCGACCGTCGGCTGCAACCGCCGCGAACAATGGCCCTTCAGGCCGGTCACGTTGATCTGTCCCTGGTCGGCCGGGGGAGGGACGGATCGGGTGTCGCGGCAATTTGCGGTGCAGCTTGAAAGCGAACTCGGTGTGCCAGTGAATGTGGTCAACGCCACCGGCGGCGGGGGCGTGACGGGACACACGCGCGGCGCGACCGCAACGGCCGACGGATACACACTGACCATGGCCACGGTCGAGTTGAACATGTTGCACTGGCGCAGCCTGTGTCCGATCACGCCCGATAGCTTTGAGCCGTTGGCGATGATCAACCAAGATCCCGCGGCGATTTTCGTGTCCGCCGATTCCGCTTGGCAATCGGTGCGGGATCTGGAGGTTGAACTGCGTCAATCGACCGAGTCCCTGCGGGCGTCGGGAACGGCAGCCGGTGGCATTTGGCACCTCGCGTTGTTGGGTTGGTTGGACCGCAGCGATCTACCAAACGAATCGGTGACCTGGGTTTCGATCAACGGAGCGGCGCCTTCGCTGCAGGAGCTGATGGCCGGCGGTTTGGAGATCGTGTGCTGTTCGATACCCGAAGCTCGCGCGTTGATCGATGCCGGAGAGATCCGATGCTTGGGGGTGATGAGCAAGGAGCGAAGCCCGGCGGCGCCCGAGGTTGCGACGTTTGCCGAGCAGGGCATCGATTGGTCGATCGGGGCCTGGCGGGGGTTGCTGTTTCCCCAAGGCGTTCCGGCGGATCGCGCCCGCCAGATGCGGCGGGCGGTGTTGAACGTCGCCAACAGCAACGAGTTTCGTCAGTTCATGGCGACGTCCGGATTCCAGCTCGCGGTGGCCGACGGCGATCAATTTGACGCGTTTCTCGCACAGACGGACGCGGACTTTGGCGAGATCTTGAATCAGCCCCAGATGAAACAGCACACGTCCGTGATCGGGGCCTACTTTCTTCCATCCATCCTCGCCACGTTAGGAGTCGCCATCGGTGCGTTTGGGTGGGGCGTTTCCAGATCGACGCAGACGCAATGCAATGCGATCGAATATCGCTCGTTGTTGGGTTGCGCCGCGTTTATTTGTCTGTTCATGGTGCTGTGTGAAACGCTCGGCTACGTGATTTCCGCCGGCACGATGACGCTCGCGATGTTGTTGATGTTGCGAGTCCGATTGCTCATTGCGGTGACTGTGACGGCGGTAACCATTCCGAGCTTGTATCACGTTTTTGCGGTCGTCCTTGGCGTGCCCCTACCCTGGGGCTGGTTGGGTTGGTGA
- a CDS encoding tripartite tricarboxylate transporter permease: MDPALLQAAGEVFGRVDVWLIIVAAACYGIFVGAIPGLTATMAVALFVPVAYWLDPVAAIGAIVTMVACAIFAGDIPTVLLRIPGTPASAAYADEAYRLSEKGLAQHVLSVSLTCSVIGGIIGAVLLMVLGSQFAAIASWFSVTEYFWLYLIGLHCCVLVAPAGARWKALLSLILGILLSTVGLSAVHLEPRFTFHSVALYHGISFIPAMIGLFGLSEVFANLSQTKRGDSIASPAATSVSFGTIIQSARSALVTRLVKRRSGTVRSSLIGVLIGMLPGAGADIASWVTFAAAKRGRGSNADGELVDAIGDATTANSAALAGGWIPTLVFGIPGDSITAIVIGVLLMKNVTPGPAIFESQPSLVYGIYLVFLIANLVMLPVGFLAIRLGLRLVRIPKQILLPIIVLFCVTGSYSLNASLFDVAIMLAMGLIGFVMNRRGFPLGPVVLGLVLGGPLEERLIQTLTASGGNPLGLLNRPIAVVLAIATLLIVASIVRQSIREVRGQRI; the protein is encoded by the coding sequence ATGGATCCTGCACTGTTGCAAGCGGCCGGCGAAGTTTTCGGCCGCGTTGATGTTTGGCTGATCATCGTCGCCGCGGCGTGTTATGGAATCTTTGTCGGGGCGATTCCGGGATTGACGGCGACGATGGCCGTGGCATTGTTTGTCCCGGTGGCCTATTGGTTGGATCCGGTGGCCGCGATCGGTGCGATCGTGACCATGGTCGCCTGTGCGATCTTTGCCGGAGACATTCCGACGGTGCTGTTGCGAATACCGGGGACGCCGGCGTCGGCTGCGTATGCCGATGAAGCGTATCGGTTGTCGGAAAAGGGGCTGGCACAGCACGTCTTGTCGGTCTCGCTAACCTGTAGCGTGATCGGCGGCATCATTGGGGCAGTCCTGCTGATGGTGCTGGGCAGCCAATTCGCAGCGATCGCGAGCTGGTTTTCGGTCACCGAGTATTTTTGGCTGTACCTGATCGGACTCCATTGTTGTGTGTTGGTGGCACCGGCGGGAGCTCGCTGGAAGGCTCTGTTGAGTCTGATCCTGGGGATTCTGTTGTCAACGGTCGGCCTGAGCGCGGTGCATCTCGAACCGCGGTTCACCTTTCACTCCGTCGCGTTGTATCATGGGATCTCGTTCATTCCGGCAATGATCGGTCTGTTCGGATTGTCGGAGGTGTTTGCGAATCTTTCGCAGACCAAGCGAGGCGACAGTATCGCGAGTCCCGCTGCGACGTCCGTTTCTTTCGGCACGATCATTCAGTCTGCCAGGTCGGCATTGGTGACGCGGTTGGTTAAACGCCGATCGGGCACGGTCCGGTCGAGTCTGATAGGCGTCTTGATCGGCATGTTGCCCGGTGCCGGCGCCGATATTGCCTCGTGGGTCACATTCGCCGCGGCCAAACGCGGTCGCGGATCGAACGCGGACGGCGAGTTGGTCGATGCGATCGGAGACGCCACGACGGCCAACAGTGCTGCGTTGGCGGGAGGCTGGATACCGACGTTGGTGTTCGGCATCCCCGGTGATTCGATCACGGCGATCGTGATCGGGGTGTTGTTGATGAAGAACGTCACGCCGGGGCCGGCAATCTTTGAGAGTCAACCGTCACTGGTTTACGGCATTTACCTTGTGTTTCTGATTGCGAATCTCGTGATGTTGCCGGTCGGTTTCTTGGCCATCCGCTTGGGACTTCGTCTCGTGCGGATTCCCAAGCAGATTCTGCTACCGATCATCGTGTTGTTTTGCGTCACCGGCTCGTATTCACTCAACGCCAGCCTGTTCGACGTCGCCATCATGTTGGCGATGGGACTGATCGGTTTTGTCATGAATCGCCGGGGATTTCCGCTCGGACCGGTGGTGCTGGGATTGGTGCTCGGCGGGCCACTAGAGGAACGACTGATTCAAACACTGACCGCATCCGGCGGCAACCCACTGGGGTTACTCAATCGCCCCATCGCCGTCGTGCTGGCGATTGCGACATTGTTGATTGTCGCGAGCATCGTACGACAATCGATCCGAGAAGTGCGGGGGCAGCGAATCTGA
- a CDS encoding dipeptidase has translation MRTYLRKSMPRRQFLGALAGTSALAMSRPTISAQDSLTRDPVSDLTARLNTKIHESRDVALGILKPSTAEIDRGMKLHAESIVFDAYGFGPRAAIDGDALAAAIESGASEIEIKDMREDMTMTRFVTDPVQEQEFRDAWRASGVTCVFNNAGEEGQDPLRLIKRLARHTYTTDLMRGFVFKAAVPNDVRTAKKQHRHCYYLTGNGVPLVQQWLSVEDELRYVRVFAQLGIRMMHLTYQRRNMIGDGCGEKSDAGLSDFGRKAIAEMNRVGVIPDCAHSGWQTSLEAAQVSSRPVVASHSTCGAIYPHFRSKPDNVIKAIVDSGGYIGICCIPRYLRGAGDISELLNHIDYAIKKFGPDAVAIGTDVAYTSQDSAKERAKVPKRARQREEFRMLWPDDDFKTTSQMNQSLAWTNWPLFTVGLVQRGHSDEVIRKVIGGNVMRVIDASLS, from the coding sequence ATGAGAACCTACCTTCGAAAGTCAATGCCTCGCCGCCAGTTCCTCGGCGCGCTCGCGGGAACGTCCGCATTGGCAATGTCCCGTCCAACGATCAGTGCTCAAGACTCTCTCACGCGTGATCCGGTTTCCGATTTGACCGCGCGACTCAATACGAAAATCCATGAATCGCGCGACGTTGCCCTTGGGATCTTGAAACCATCAACGGCGGAAATCGATCGGGGCATGAAATTGCACGCCGAGTCGATTGTGTTTGACGCCTATGGTTTCGGACCGCGAGCAGCGATCGATGGTGATGCACTCGCAGCTGCAATCGAATCCGGTGCTTCGGAGATCGAAATCAAGGATATGCGTGAAGACATGACGATGACGCGATTCGTTACCGATCCCGTCCAGGAACAAGAATTTCGCGATGCTTGGCGTGCGTCCGGCGTGACCTGTGTGTTTAACAACGCGGGTGAAGAAGGCCAAGACCCGCTACGGCTAATCAAGCGATTGGCTAGGCACACCTACACGACCGATCTGATGAGAGGATTCGTGTTCAAGGCTGCGGTCCCCAATGACGTTCGGACGGCCAAGAAACAGCATCGCCACTGTTACTATTTGACCGGAAACGGCGTTCCACTTGTCCAGCAATGGCTTTCGGTCGAAGACGAGCTCAGGTACGTGCGTGTTTTTGCGCAGCTCGGTATTCGGATGATGCACTTGACGTACCAGCGACGCAATATGATCGGGGATGGGTGCGGTGAAAAGAGTGACGCCGGCTTGAGCGATTTTGGTCGCAAGGCGATCGCCGAAATGAACCGGGTCGGAGTGATTCCAGACTGCGCGCACAGCGGATGGCAAACGAGCCTGGAAGCCGCGCAAGTTTCATCGCGCCCGGTCGTGGCCAGCCATTCGACCTGTGGTGCGATCTATCCACATTTCCGCAGCAAACCCGACAACGTGATCAAAGCGATCGTCGACTCAGGAGGCTACATCGGTATCTGCTGTATTCCGCGGTACTTACGCGGGGCAGGAGACATCAGCGAGCTTTTGAATCACATCGACTATGCGATCAAAAAGTTCGGCCCCGATGCGGTCGCGATCGGCACAGACGTTGCCTACACCTCGCAAGACTCAGCCAAAGAGCGAGCCAAGGTTCCCAAGCGAGCGAGACAACGTGAAGAGTTCCGGATGCTGTGGCCCGATGATGACTTCAAAACAACCTCGCAGATGAACCAAAGTCTGGCTTGGACGAATTGGCCGCTGTTCACCGTCGGGCTTGTGCAACGCGGCCACAGCGACGAGGTGATTCGCAAGGTCATCGGCGGGAATGTGATGCGAGTCATCGACGCGTCGCTGTCGTAG
- a CDS encoding Kelch repeat-containing protein, with amino-acid sequence MLKKIPVANHHGDLCIHDGKLFVAVNLGKFNDPKGNADSWVYVYDADSLQQLARHETQEVFHGAGGIGVRDGRFFVVGGLPGGVEENYVYEYDDEFKFLKKHVIKSGHTLLGIQTATFAHDRWWFGCYGNPRILLVTDADFEMTGRYEIDCSLGIEGMTGGRLLVGSGRCEKDEGCNGTAMIAFPDPKTGFRFQNAAVQ; translated from the coding sequence GTGCTGAAGAAGATCCCTGTCGCCAATCACCACGGCGACCTCTGCATTCACGACGGCAAACTCTTCGTCGCGGTGAACCTTGGCAAATTCAATGATCCGAAGGGGAATGCCGATTCATGGGTCTACGTCTACGACGCCGATTCGCTCCAGCAGCTTGCCCGGCACGAAACACAGGAAGTCTTCCACGGGGCAGGCGGGATCGGCGTTCGGGACGGACGCTTCTTCGTCGTCGGCGGCCTGCCGGGTGGAGTCGAGGAGAACTACGTCTACGAGTATGACGACGAGTTCAAGTTCCTGAAAAAACACGTCATCAAAAGCGGACACACGCTGTTGGGAATTCAGACAGCGACGTTCGCTCACGACCGCTGGTGGTTTGGCTGCTACGGCAATCCCAGAATCCTACTCGTCACCGACGCCGATTTCGAGATGACGGGTCGCTACGAGATCGACTGCTCACTCGGGATCGAGGGGATGACAGGCGGCCGCCTTCTGGTCGGCAGCGGTCGTTGCGAGAAAGACGAAGGCTGCAACGGCACCGCGATGATCGCTTTCCCTGACCCGAAGACCGGGTTCCGTTTCCAGAACGCTGCAGTGCAGTGA